In Physeter macrocephalus isolate SW-GA unplaced genomic scaffold, ASM283717v5 random_6372, whole genome shotgun sequence, a genomic segment contains:
- the LOC112063252 gene encoding ras-related protein Rab-33B-like: FSFLSPHFQIQLWDTAGQERFRKSMVQHYYRNVHAVVFVYDMTNMASFHSLPSWIEECKQHLLANDIPRILVGNKCDLRSAIQVPTDLAQKFADTHSMPLFETSAKNPNDNDHVEAIFMTLAHKLKSHKPLMLSQPPDNGITLKPEPKPAVTCWC; the protein is encoded by the coding sequence ttttcctttctctccccccacTTTCAGATCCAGTTATGGGACACAGCGGGACAAGAACGATTCAGAAAGAGCATGGTCCAGCACTACTACAGAAATGTACATGCTGTTGTCTTCGTGTATGATATGACCAACATGGCGAGTTTTCATAGCCTGCCATCTTGGATAGAAGAATGCAAACAGCATTTGCTAGCCAACGATATACCACGGATTCTTGTTGGAAATAAATGTGATTTGAGGAGTGCCATTCAGGTACCCACAGACTTGGCACAAAAATTTGCTGACACGCACAGTATGCCTTTGTTTGAAACCTCTGCTAAAAACCCCAATGATAATGACCATGTGGAAGCTATATTTATGACCTTGGCTCATAAGCTGAAGAGCCATAAACCGTTAATGCTTAGTCAACCCCCTGATAACGGAATTACCCTGAAGCCTGAACCAAAGCCTGCAGTGACGTGCTGGTGCTAA